A DNA window from Solanum lycopersicum chromosome 3, SLM_r2.1 contains the following coding sequences:
- the LOC101267302 gene encoding magnesium protoporphyrin IX methyltransferase, chloroplastic codes for MAFSSPLFSPVNFTLNPNPQLNHPKSTKPNNRRNLTVCAIPPLSTATDISAVTGSLDGKTLAVLGGSSVAALAAILSLADPERRRQLQAEEVGGGDKEVVREYFNNNGFQRWKKIYGDTDDVNKVQLDIRLGHSKTVENVMKMLTEEGSLQGVTVCDAGCGTGCLSIPLAKEGAIVSASDISASMVAEAQKQAQEELFKSKDDQSLAPVMPKFEVKDLESLDGKYDTVVCLDVMIHYPQSKADGMIAHLASLAENRLILSFAPKTFYYDLLKRIGELFPGPSKATRAYLHAEADVERALQKAGWKIKKRGLIATQFYFAKLIEAVPA; via the exons ATGGCTTTCTCGTCGCCGTTGTTTTCTCCGGTCAACTTCACCTTAAACCCTAATCCCCAACTCAATCATCCAAAAAGCACAAAGCCAAACAACCGCCGGAACCTCACCGTCTGCGCCATTCCGCCGCTCTCCACCGCTACCGACATCTCCGCCGTCACCGGTTCGTTGGACGGTAAGACTCTCGCCGTACTTGGAGGTAGTTCAGTGGCGGCACTTGCTGCTATTCTCTCGCTCGCCGACCCCGAGCGCCGTCGGCAACTTCAGGCGGAGGAGGTCGGAGGCGGTGATAAGGAGGTGGTGAGGGAGTATTTCAATAACAATGGGTTCCAGAGGTGGAAGAAGATATATGGTGATACGGATGATGTGAATAAAGTGCAGTTGGATATAAGATTGGGACATTCAAAAACGGTTGAGAATGTGATGAAAATGTTGACGGAAGAGGGATCTCTACAGGGAGTTACTGTATGTGACGCCGGTTGTGGGACCGGTTGTTTGTCGATTCCATTAGCTAAAGAAGGTGCCATTGTATCAGCTAGTGATATTTCAGCTTCCATGGTAGCTGAAGCCCAAAAACAG GCGCAAGAGGAGTTGTTCAAGAGTAAAGATGACCAATCCCTGGCACCAGTAATGCCGAAATTTGAAGTGAAGGACTTGGAGAGTTTGGATGGGAAGTATGACACTGTGGTTTGCTTAGATGTTATGATACATTACCCACAAAGTAAGGCTGATGGTATGATTGCTCATCTTGCATCATTGGCTGAGAACCGTTTGATCCTGAGCTTTGCACCGAAAAcattttattatgatttgttAAAAAGGATTGGAGAGTTGTTCCCTGGACCTTCAAAGGCTACACGAGCATATCTACATGCAGAGGCTGATGTGGAGAGGGCACTGCAAAAAGCTGGATGGAAGATAAAGAAGAGAGGCTTGATCGCCACACAATTTTACTTTGCAAAGCTTATTGAAGCTGTCCCTGCTTAA
- the LOC101267011 gene encoding mRNA cap guanine-N7 methyltransferase 1-like, with protein sequence MKRDYSESPSSSSVGPPQSKVKHNPEGDNHFLEDESTKIFARKVADHYSARTNQTLEEREASPIIHLKKLNNWIKSVLIQLYAKRGDAVLDLACGKGGDLIKWDKAKVGYYVGIDIADGSIEDCRTRYNGDADHHQRRKKFSFPARLMCGDCYEVRLDRILADDAPFDVCSCQFAMHYSWSTEARARRALANVSALLRPGGIFIGTMPDANVIIKKLREAEGLTFGNSVYWIRFDEEFSEKKFKSSNPFGIKYKFHLEDAVDCPEWIVPFHIFKELAEEYDFELVFVKNNHIFIDEYMKKPEFIELMRRLGALGDGNQDRSTLSPDEWEVAYLYLTFVLRKRGQPDQTQRNPRRDKGKMHLTKDDIENVNGTV encoded by the exons ATGAAGCGAGATTACTCAGAGTCTCCATCTTCAAGTTCTGTTGGACCTCCTCAATCCAAAGTTAAGCACAACCCTGAAG GTGACAATCATTTTCTGGAAGATGAGAGCACAAAAATCTTTGCTAGGAAGGTGGCTGATCATTACAGTGCAAGGACCAACCAAACTCTTGAAGAGCGTGAAGCAAGTCCTATCATCCACTTAAAGAAACTTAACAACTGG ATCAAGAGTGTCTTGATTCAACTCTATGCTAAAAGAGGGGATGCAGTTCTTGATCTTGCTTGCGGGAAG GGAGGTGATCTCATTAAATGGGATAAAGCAAAAGTTGGATATTATGTTGGCATTGATATTGCTGATGGTTCG ATAGAAGACTGCCGAACCCGCTACAATGGTGATGCAGATCACCACCAGCGCCGCAAAAAGTTCTCATTTCCTGCCAGACTTATGTGTGGAGATTGTTATGAG GTTCGTCTGGACCGGATTTTAGCAGATGATGCACCTTTTGATGTTTGTAGCTGTCAG TTTGCTATGCATTATTCATGGTCTACTGAGGCACGTGCACGCCGTGCGCTGGCCAATGTCTCAGCTTTACTTCGACCTGGAGGAATATTTATTGGAACAATGCCAGATGCCAATGTCATCATCAAGAAGCTAAGAGAAG CTGAAGGGCTGACCTTTGGTAATAGTGTCTACTGGATAcgctttgatgaagaattttcaGAGAAG AAATTTAAATCTTCAAATCCTTTTGGCATCAAATACAAATTCCATCTGGAG GATGCCGTTGACTGCCCCGAATGGATCGTCCCTTTCCACATCTTCAAGGAATTGGCTGAAGAG TATgactttgagctagtttttgtGAAGAATAACCACATATTTATAGATGAATACATGAAGAAACCAGAATTCATTGAACTAATGAGGAGGCTCGGTGCATTAGGTGATGGGAACCAAGACCGAA GTACTCTATCACCAGATGAATGGGAGGTAGCCTACCTTTATTTGACATTTGTTCTGAGAAAG AGAGGGCAACCAGATCAAACCCAGAGAAATCCTAGACGAGACAAAGGCAAGATGCATTTGACTAAAGACGATATCGAGAATGTTAATGGTACAGTATAG
- the LOC101247512 gene encoding uncharacterized protein, with protein MWEEEAKGIRRDEEEALLDLIEQRAKNVEKIGRAIAYYTCELEQKEKNLEEAQQQLARLRGQAIVATSTSYHGNNLNAVKVERRSMSPIHISDDSSESLSECEPQPDKDNIVTLKKCSTLDKKLARPFQKNNDDSGKPPQAKPLLIIPDMKAKGFLHLKIEQSSPTPCCSDSCAGGSVFSFRNTRIVRSKADKSVKTPPDTRAADIEHNGTKRKSEQIEHKELIPLIGRSSSASKLLCQTTSIIPSQHTRKLRNIVLCPTNDQLFASSALDGVVNLWQVQDRGSCANLLSSTQCFTHKCKRWPEDVAWHPEGKSLFSVYRADEGDSQISILNLNKNMQVNFLEDKPHVKGSINNIEFMPWKEGCFVTGGCDHAVILWTNKDGEHSWKPKELHSQHSSAVMGVAGLQHKKVVMSAGADKRIFGFDLPAQRIGYKHQVESKCMSVLPNPCDLNLFMIQTGTLEKQLRLFDFRSREAEIHTFGWKQESSDSHSALINQAWSPDGLYITSGSVDPAIHIFDIRYNSHEPCLSIRAHNRRVFRAVWHHTLPVLISISSDLNIGFHNIASGA; from the exons ATGTGGGAAGAAGAAGCAAAGGGTATACGAAGGGACGAGGAAGAAGCGCTGTTGGATCTGATTGAGCAACGAGCTAAGAATGTTGAAAAAATTGGAAGAGCAATCGCTTATTATACTTGCGAG CTTGAACAAAAAGAGAAGAACTTAGAGGAGGCACAACAGCAACTTGCTCGCCTCCGGGGCCAGGCCATTGTGGCAACATCCACAAGCTATCATGGGAATAACTTGAATGCAGTGAAAGTCGAAAGAAGATCCATGAGTCCTATTCATATAAGTGATGATTCTTCTGAAAGCCTCTCTGAGTGTGAACCTCAACCTGATAAAGACAACATTGTGACACTTAAGAAATGTTCaacacttgataaaaaattGGCAAGACCTTTTCAGAAAAACAATGATGATTCCGGAAAGCCGCCCCAAGCAAAACCACTACTTATCATTCCTGACATGAAAGCAAAGGGTTTTCTGCATTTGAAGATAGAACAATCTAGTCCCACCCCATGTTGTTCTGACTCTTGTGCTGGAGGCTCAGTTTTTTCTTTTCGTAACACTCGTATTGTAAGGTCAAAAGCAGATAAGAGCGTGAAAACCCCTCCTGACACCAGAGCTGCTGACATTGAACATAATGGAACAAAAAGGAAGTCTG AACAAATAGAGCATAAAGAGCTGATTCCATTGATAGGTAGATCCTCTTCAGCAAGCAAGCTACTATGTCAGACAACCAGTATCATACCTAGTCAACACACACGAAAGCTGAGAAATATTGTCTTGTGCCCTACTAATGATCAACTTTTTGCGAGCAG TGCGCTGGATGGGGTTGTCAACTTGTGGCAGGTGCAGGACAGGGG GTCATGTGCCAATCTTCTCAGTAGCACTCAATGCTTTACCcacaagtgtaaaagatggccaGAAGACGTAGCCTGGCATCCAGAAGGAAAAAGTCTTTTTTCTGTGTACCGCGCTGATGAGGGGGATTCACAAATTTCAATATTGAATCTTAACAAG AATATGCAAGTGAATTTCTTGGAGGATAAGCCCCATGTCAAAGGGAGCATTAACAACATAGAGTTCATGCCATGGAAGGAGGGCTGTTTTGTTACTGGTGGTTGTGATCATGCAGTTATCTTGTGGACCAATAAAGATGGAGAACATTCATGGAAGCCAAAAGAGTTGCATAGCCAACATTCTTCTGCTGTAATGGGAGTTGCCGGATTGCAGCATAAGAAAGTTGTGATGTCTGCTGGTGCCGATAAGCGTATATTTGGATTTGATTTACCAGCTCAGAGAATTGGTTACAAGCACCAAGTAGAAAGTAAATGCATGAGTGTTCTTCCTAATCCATGTGACTTGAATCTATTTATGATTCAGACAGG GACCTTAGAGAAGCAGCTTCGCTTGTTTGACTTTAGGTCAAGGGAAGCAGAGATTCACACCTTTGGGTGGAAACAGGAGAGCAGTGACTCACACTCGGCTCTTATAAATCAGGCTTGGTCACCTGATGGTTTGTACATTACATCTGGCTCAGTTGATCCTGCCATTCACATATTTGATATACGGTACAATTCTCATGAACCTTGCCTGTCCATAAGAGCTCATAATAGACGAGTGTTCAGAGCTGTTTGGCACCACACCCTCCCAGTCCTCATTTCTATATCATCTGACTTGAACATTGGATTTCATAATATTGCTTCTGGTGCTTAA
- the LOC101247204 gene encoding trihelix transcription factor ASR3-like, translating into MSTLGSTEMNENAATLADGQQQKMTEEGKSKTPRHSRWTRQETLVLIQGKKIAEERAHRGRKSTSVFGSDKPEPKWDSVSSYCRQHGADRGPVQCRKRWSNMISDFKKIKTWETQAYGSSESYWIISNDLRREKRLPGSFDREVYNVLDGKEFTAEAYQLALVTITTDEKLDYGVETVEEEEAEEGEEENDNVSHTGEYTMEDDVMHPAAEEVGSSPLKEHIVIDKKAKSIPSPVPRSGTAEGEQPGPDFWNSPMYKDRLKKRRLSPDGCIDSNLGYKLLKTLERNTNILHSQLDAQMENRQREMEQQKEQTNSLIAVLNKVADAVARVADKM; encoded by the exons ATGAGTACATTAGGCTCAACAGAGATGAATGAGAACGCTGCAACGTTAGCTGATGGACAGCAGCAGAAAATGACTGAAGAAGGCAAAAGTAAGACACCAAGACACTCGCGATGGACTAGGCAAGAGACACTTGTTCTCATACAAGGGAAAAAGATTGCTGAGGAAAGAGCTCATAGGGGGCGTAAATCCACTTCTGTTTTTGGATCAGACAAGCCGGAACCCAAATGGGACTCGGTATCTTCTTACTGCAGACAGCATGGAGCAGATAGAGGACCTGTTCAATGTAGAAAACGTTGGAGCAACATGATCagtgatttcaagaaaattaaaacatggGAGACACAGGCATATGGAAGCAGTGAATCTTATTGGATTATCAGTAACGATCTCAGGCGAGAGAAAAGGCTACCAGGTTCTTTTGACAGAGAAGTCTACAATGTCTTGGATGGGAAGGAATTCACAGCAGAAGCGTACCAACTAGCTCTGGTAACCATAACCACAGATGAAAAACTTGACTATGGTGTAGAAACAGTTGAAGAAGAGGAAGCGGAAGAGGGAGAGGAAGAGAATGACAATGTTTCTCATACCGGGGAATATACTATGGAAGATGATGTTATGCATCCAGCAGCGGAGGAAGTTGGAAGCAGCCCACTGAAGGAACACATCGTCATAGACAAAAAAGCTAAGTCCATTCCCTCTCCAGTGCCGAGATCAG GTACAGCTGAAGGAGAACAGCCTGGACCGGATTTCTGGAATAGCCCCATGTACAAAGACAGATTGAAGAAAAGAAGACTATCACCAGATGGTTGTATTGATAGTAATCTGGGATATAAACTGCTGAAAACTCTGGAGAGAAACACCAACATTCTTCATTCACAACTTGATGCTCAAATGGAAAATCGTCAACGGGAGATGGAGCAGCAGAAGGAACAAACTAATAGCTTGATTGCTGTTCTCAATAAGGTAGCTGATGCAGTAGCAAGAGTTGCTGATAAGATGTAA